A window of Adhaeribacter arboris genomic DNA:
TGGCAATTTCAATTTTATCATTGTTGGATATTTGGTCCTTAACGGCATCTTTACGATCATCTAAGGCCCGGTAATAAGCTTCCACTTTTTGCCATTCATCTTTCGTAAAACTATTCTTATTTGCCCGTACTTTTTCTACAAAGCTATCGTAAGCTTCCCGGATAGCAGATGCGGATAGAGCAGAAATAGTGGCGGTATTAAACGATGTCATGATAGTATTTGCTCCGGTACTGGCTACTTTGTCCGGTGCCATACCCCCACTCAGGTTCGTGCCCCGGGAATTCCAATAAGAGCTGTACCGGGTCTTTAAGCGGTCAATTTCCTGGCGGCGATTTTCGTCGTAATTAGTACTGTATTGGTCTAAACGGGCTACTTTTTCATCGTACATGCTCCGTTGGTCTTTCCAACTCGTACTTGCGGTATCCAAGGAGGCAATGGTGCTGGAATCAAGGGTGCTCACGTAGTTTTTGTAATCAGTATAGGCTGATTCGCCATCATTAGCTGCCGTAGCAGCAGTATCGGTAGATTCAGAAGTGGTATTTTTATTATCCGATGAACAGCTTACCTGCAGGGCAGCTAAACTTAAAGCTAGTGCGTAGCTCAGTATCGGGGTTTTAATTAAATTTTTCATAGTTTTGTTCACGTTGTCAATAGGGCTAAACTAATTATTTTACAGTCTAACTTCTTTCTAAAACGAAAGGAACATAAGATTGTTTCAATTTTACGTTTGCTGGTGAACGTTCTGCGCCTATTTTGGCTCGGAAATGTTATTATTTTACGGATTATAACTTCCTTATATTTAATCTGAATTTAAATTTCTTGCTTGTTTTCTGCTTATGAATCCTATCCGCTTATCCGACGTTTCGGATAGTTGTGCTTTATTAAAACCAGCTTTAGAAAATGCTTTTGCCCAGGTGTTAGCCGAAGGTAATTTTATTAAAGGAGCTCCGGTAGCAGAATTTGTCCATTACCTGAGTGAATACTTACAAGGGCCGCAAGTTATACCTTGTGGGAATGGCACCGATGCCCTGCAAATTGCTTTAATGGCTTTGGATTTGCCACCCGGTAGCGAAGTTATTGTACCCGTTTTTAATTACGTTTCGGCGGTAGAAGCAATCGCTTTATTGGGTTTGGTGCCGGTATTTGCCGATGTGCTGCCGGGTACTTTTACTATTGATCCTGATTCTGCCGCGGCAAAAATTTCTTATAAAACCCGGGCCATCATCGCAGTGCATTTGTTTGGCCAATGCGCCGATTTAAAAGCGCTTACCGAATTGGCGCGAAAACACGACTTATTTTTAATGGAAGATAATGCTCAAAGTCTGGGTGCTCAGTTTGTAGCCGCCAATGGTTTCCGTTATTTTGCGGGTACCGTAGGGCATATCGGTACTACTTCTTTTTTCCCGACTAAAATGTTGGGAGCTTTAGGCGATGGGGGAGCTCTATTTACCAAAGATGAAGATTTAGCAACAATCCTGCGGCAAATTGCCAGTCACGGGCAGAGCCGCAAATACACCTACGAACGAATTGGAGTAAACTCCCGGTTGGATACTTTACAAGCTGCCTTTCTTTCTATAAAATTGAAATACTTAAACGCTAATATTGGGCAGCGGCAATTACTCGCCCAAAAATACGATCAGAATTTACAGGAAAGCCATTTTATACAAGTTCCGAAACGTGCCGATTACAGTACCCATGTTTTCAACCAATATGTAGTGCAGGTACCCGCCGGGCATCGGAATAATCTTCGCGCTTTTTTACTCCAGAAGCAAATACCTACTGCTGTTTATTACGCTACCCCTTTGCACCTGCAACCCGCTTACCAATATTTAGGTAATTTCGCCGGCGACTTTCCGGTAGCCGAAAATATTTGTCAGAAAGTAATTGCCTTGCCTTTACATCCGTCCCTTACCTTAGAACAAGCAGATTATATAAGTAGCAGTATTCAAGAATACGTCCAAAAAGTTAGTTGAATCGCCGATTTTCGCCGATTTAGCCGATTATTTTATCG
This region includes:
- a CDS encoding DUF6565 domain-containing protein, with amino-acid sequence MKNLIKTPILSYALALSLAALQVSCSSDNKNTTSESTDTAATAANDGESAYTDYKNYVSTLDSSTIASLDTASTSWKDQRSMYDEKVARLDQYSTNYDENRRQEIDRLKTRYSSYWNSRGTNLSGGMAPDKVASTGANTIMTSFNTATISALSASAIREAYDSFVEKVRANKNSFTKDEWQKVEAYYRALDDRKDAVKDQISNNDKIEIAKAKAKYETVKTGEKLDPVVSQVAADVKQTGEKVEDKAQKGAQQVGQKARETGKDAKETGSRVADKVGTAAKNTAQDVTETGAKVGSKVGHAAKETGKDVKEGVVKGAKAVGKTADKAGEKVKDAFDGKKENE
- a CDS encoding DegT/DnrJ/EryC1/StrS family aminotransferase; this encodes MNPIRLSDVSDSCALLKPALENAFAQVLAEGNFIKGAPVAEFVHYLSEYLQGPQVIPCGNGTDALQIALMALDLPPGSEVIVPVFNYVSAVEAIALLGLVPVFADVLPGTFTIDPDSAAAKISYKTRAIIAVHLFGQCADLKALTELARKHDLFLMEDNAQSLGAQFVAANGFRYFAGTVGHIGTTSFFPTKMLGALGDGGALFTKDEDLATILRQIASHGQSRKYTYERIGVNSRLDTLQAAFLSIKLKYLNANIGQRQLLAQKYDQNLQESHFIQVPKRADYSTHVFNQYVVQVPAGHRNNLRAFLLQKQIPTAVYYATPLHLQPAYQYLGNFAGDFPVAENICQKVIALPLHPSLTLEQADYISSSIQEYVQKVS